The stretch of DNA CCTAAGGATACCCGATTGATTTTTGGTTTTGATTGCACTCTTTTGCCTTATCTGCGAAATCCCCGTTTGACAATCGATTGAGGTTTCTTCTGTCTCTGTTTCATCGCTTTCTGGCGAGAAACGTGGTACTCGTTAAGGTCTTTATATCCGCCATAATGTCGGCTCATGTCCTCTACGCTCATTCCTGTCGATTGAAGAAACCTGCAAGGCTTGCCGTCCTGCTTCATCGTTGTCAAGAAACGCACGGACGTGTGCAATACGATGCTCACGGAGATATGCAACGGCTCTATGGATATTGCTTACGGAGTTCAGCACAAGGCAGGGAGCGATTTCTTTTCCTTTCATCGTGAGATAGGAAAGGAAGTCCATAAAGCCCTCGAAGATGCAGTGAGGGATGTTGTTCGCTTCTCCTGCAATTACGAATATGTCCTTTGGGGCGATTGTTCCTTTGAACGTCTTGTCGTCCCGAAGCTCATACCCTCCTGCACGATTGGAAAAACCGATGGCAGAGTATTCCCGTTTTCCCACCTCATAGCGAATATGACGGAGATAAGAGCTTGATACGGCAAGGTTTATCTTGCGTACCTCTCGGAGATAGCTTTGCAGATGCAAGGGCAATTCTTCGCTGATGGAAAGAATATGCCTTGTGCTTGTGGGATTGGTTGCAGTAGTGGTTGTTGCACGATGAAAGAAAGAGGGTGCGAGAGTTATCACTTTTCCTTCGGCAAGATGTGCCATTGCTTCGTAGGCACTGCATCCTTTTATCCGCATCACAAGGTCGATGATGCTTCCGCCCTGACTTGTGCCGTAGTCGTGCCACAGGTTTTGCCGAAAATCCACTTTCAGGCTGGCATTCGGGTCTTCTCGGTAGGGAGCGTGATAGAGGGCATAGTCGTTGTAACGTTTGGTAGGTTCGATACCGCAGGCGGGCAGATAGTCTGCTATCGGTATCGCCTTGATAGTGGGGAGGTCATAATATCTTGATTCCATAAATTGATTTGTTAATTCTTGAATGAATAAAATTTAGTTATAAACAGTGAAAGAGAAAAGGCTGTCAGTTCACGGAGGACGAGCCTTGTAATACTTGTCAGCAGGTAAAAAGCAAAAAGCCATTCTCTGCTTTTTTTCCTTTCACTGTATATATTCTTTCACAGTGAAAGAAGAAAGTATCTATGGCATTCCTGCTTAGCTCGTTTCCTTTCATTGTTTGTACTTCTTCTGTTTGCTTGATTTTGAACTTTCATCCGAAAACGGATGCTGAAACTAAGTTAGAGATCCGAACACATATTACCAAGGATTGCGAGGCTGTTGCTTCGGGGTACAGAAAAATGCTCCGAAAATGGGTGGAATAAACAGGAGAAATCGGAACGAAAATGCTCAAAAGAAGAGAACAGAGAGGAGAATGGTTTTACAAGCGACTTCGTCGAATTGCTAATGCCTGCATCATTCTTCACCAGAAACAAAGGAGGAGAGTATTTTTTATCGGTGAGGGAGCCATTTCATACCATATCAAAGCCACAAGTACGCACTTGGTTTAAAGTTTTTGAAATGAAAGAATTACGCTTGTACTTTTGCCTGCGAGTTCCTGCTGTTTCCCTTGATTTCATCAGGTGTTGGGACAAGGATTTCGCCTGCGTACATTTGCACCGAACGAAGTAAAAATGACAATTAAAACGATATTGATATGAGATTTACCGCCATCGACACCTCTGCTTGGGAGGAACTGGAAAAGAGCATCGAAGAGCTGGCTCTTTGTATGAGAGAATATTTCGGCACGAAGCCCGAAATCCCCGACCTGTTGCACAACGGGGATGTGTGCCGAATATTGAACATCAGCAAACGGACACTCCAGCACTATCGGGACACGTCCGTATTGCCCTTTATCCAAATCGGGCATAAGTGCTATTACAAACGTGAGGATGTGAGAGCACTCTTTGAA from Prevotella sp. oral taxon 475 encodes:
- a CDS encoding helix-turn-helix domain-containing protein, with protein sequence MRFTAIDTSAWEELEKSIEELALCMREYFGTKPEIPDLLHNGDVCRILNISKRTLQHYRDTSVLPFIQIGHKCYYKREDVRALFEKSNHQ